The region TGGGAGTGGTTGTATTAGTCTATGTTATCCGCGATGCTACGAATACCGGTGGTGGTGACAGGGATATGTTCTTTTCCCGTCGGGTTCTGCGTGGACAGTCTTTTGACAGCACTGATCATTTGGAGGTGAAGAAACCGAATGAGCTGATTCGTATGGATAAAAACGTGCCAATTATTTGGATAGGCGGCGTGCCGAGAAGTGGAACAACGCTATCGCGAGCGATTCTCGATGCTCATCCGGATATCCGGTGCGGCGAGGAAACCCGAGTCATTCCACGTATGCTTTTCATGCACTCAAAAATGCAAATGTCTCAAATTGAAAAAGCTCGTCTAGACGAAGCTAAAGTGACCGAGGATGTTCTGGAGTACGCTCTAGGATCATATATTCTAAGTATTATCGTCAAACACGGCGAACCCGCTGCTCGACTTTGTAACAAAGACCCATTCACCCTTAAATCAATGgatctaataatgaaaatcttcCCGCAGTCAAAATTCATCTTAATGATTCGAGATGGAAGGGCCGTGGCACATTCCATCGTCACTCGTAAAATTACCATTTCCGGCTTCGACACGAAAACATACAGTGGGGCTCTTAGAGACTGGAATCGGGCAATTCAAGTCATGTATCGTAAATGTCTGAAAATGAGCCATGTGTGTATGCCCCTGTGGTATGAACAATTGGTCATCGATCCCGAGCCTCAAATGAGAAAAGTTCTTAAGTTCTTAGACATTCCGTGGAATGATATTGTATTGCACCATGAACAAACTATTGGAAAAGAAGGTGGAATTTCACTCTCTAAGTAAGTGGTGTAGGTGTGTCTTCCCTGACTGAATTTTCCGGCTTATTTCATGAATTGTCTGGTGGTATTGAGACCTTGAAATGATAAACTGACAGTTTGTTATTCCAAGACTAGAGCATAGAGAATTTTATATCAATGTTCTGATTAGAGAATCCTGGAGATCCTTGTCATGTttgttgatgatgaatatttttagAATGTCGTAATCAATCGGATAAAGCATATGTAGGTGGAGTGAATTTAATTCCAGGATTATTGATAGCggtttatattttttcattccacTTCCAAAAAGAATACTTGAAAATTCTGAACGCAAGCATTATCTATGAAAACCACAAACTTGacttaaatgaatcaaacctataataaacattattatttGCTCATTAAGGGATGAAATTtagcaattcattttttcatcatcaacacTACCACTTAACAAATTTCCGATGCTTGGGCATATTATATAGAACTTTCTTCTTAGGTTGTCTTCAAGTTTTTGATTGCAAATAGTCTTCTAATTAAGTTCTGCCATATACCAGTAGATAGAaaaatttttgtaaattaaaaaAGCAAGTTctcaatcaattttttttttttttataaggAGAGAAAGATCAACAGACCAGGTGAACAAACCTGTCAACACGGATGCTCTTTACAAATGGATTGAATTGATGCCAAAATCAGTGAAAGATAACGCTGGCTCTATTGCGCCAATGTTAAAAGACCTTGGATATGATCCTGACAACCCGATAGTCAATTATGGTACAAAATCTGATGATGCTGTAGCTAAGGAAGTTGCTGTGCTACAGACGCTTACTGATGATCAAGATTCGTGAGACCTGCTTTCTGTGTCATGTCATGTATACGCTGTCCTTAGAGTTTAATTTGATGTATTCTCATTGAATTTGCTGGCTGCCGCGTTTTAAAGTGCCTAACTTAGTTTCGAAATTTAGCCAATTCTGTTCAGTGCAGATTTAGTTGAATTTTACAGAAAACTCTATTTTCACTTCGACTGAGTTTTGGTAAATGGTTTGATATTTTAAGTTATTTTGACTGTATCTGTTTAAAGGGGCTTTAACTTTTTCATAAAAAGAATTCCTCTCGCATTTTCTTTATGTTATTGTTGATATTCATCATCTTATGTTAAGATGTGAATTGACCTATTTTGTCTCACTACGTGTCAAAGATTCCTCCATCCATTCAAATATTTTGGTGTACATTTTTGCATTCGATCGCTAAGTCTAAGCGCAATTTCGATTTCGATTTCTCTCGTTCACCCAAAGGCTCAGTATGAACTTCGGAAATAACGAATTTAAACATCATAACAAAGCTAACATAAATCACTGGTAAATTGTAGATATTTTACACGCTACGGGATCATGTAACTAATGCTTTCAGTTAAAATATTATTGGTTTTTATATTGACTCAGTTGCGTTAACACTATACTTCAATAATGCATTTAAACGTATTGATGTTTTAGTGGTTTTTCCTGTTTAGCATCGATGATTGATTAAAGTTTCTTTTGTCTTTAATAATAACTCTAATGATAATGTACTTTGGTGCAGAAATTGTTCACTTGCATGTTATTAAATTATTTTCCTTGGGTATCTCTAGTCTAGAAGTGACTGGAAGTACGATTTTGATAAACATTCGTGACTGAAATGATTCCTATTCCATTGGATAATGAGCAATATTCTGAGGAACTCAGAAAGATTTACTGAATATTTAATAAATGCTCTATTGTTGCTGAGTTGCGAGATTAATTTTGCAATGTATATTTGCCAACCAGTTAAAAGTCTTGATAGATCTAATTTACATTTTCTGCAATGCCATATTTCAGCTGCGAACATGTCAAAGAAAAGAAGTGTTTTGAGAAACTTAACCAAATAATGATGTAAGAAAGATGTTGATCATCTTAACGTTAAGCTGTTGATACAACTGTCAATGGCTCTTCAGAGTTTTGCTTCTGCAATGGGCTTAGTATCTAGAGCCGCATTCACTGTATAGAAAGGTTCATATAAGCAGATCAATGTTTCATCTGTGGTTCTAAATAAGTATTGACCCCGGAAATTATTCATTCGCTAAATAATTCAGTGAATACAAGATGTAACAACTATTGTTGAATTACTTTTAAAGATTTGGATGAATTTTTCGAATCCAGTTTATTTTGATAACTTTCAACTCATCTTAAACTGCTCCAAAAAGGTGCACAaacatcaatttgatgatttttataaaaatatacaccatgtttttattttataagtaGTGTTATGAATGGTATGGATGAATCTAGTCTAATAATTAACTGTTTGTCTGTGCATGGTTTGTGTAGTCTGTATCTAGTAGTAATTGTCAAGCAAGTGATAGTACTAAAACTCAGACGAATTCTAAAATGAAGTATGGGGACTACATTGCCATTGCCCTTCACGAGATTTTTAACTGATAAGGCAGTAAGTAATATAACCTAGTCAAAATTGTGATTTCTAGAaaattttcatgtatttttatATCAATTAAGGATTTTTTTGAAGCAGTTTATGCTTTTAGAGTTTTGATTCATAGTTTCATTGATGGAGATTAATATTATATGGAAAGGAATCCTTTTTTGTATTCGAGTGATGTATATCAAGCATTCCCTTGGATATTTTGTCTCatttaaaaagttatttcAAGTATTATTTACTATATTCTGTTTGCTCTTCCTTCAGTGCTTCAGTGCCCAGACAATGTTGTCAAGATGGTTTTGTTTGTTGTGTAGTTATATGTCCCAGTGCATTTTAGAGCATTCAGAATTGCAAATGGGATACAAACATTTTGTATATGAGAATATGATTTGACAaatgtgaatattttcttATAGAGTACCTAAAGATATGCTGTCACTTGGTTTAGTGATCATACATGTAAATGCTTCGAGTGAAAAATTTGAAGATGGGTAAGAAAATTGAGTTTGAAAAGAAACAACTTGAATTTAGACCGGATTTGAccggatttcttcatttccctTCTTGGGTTTATTTTTAGTTCAAGGTTGATGAACTAAAATAACTAAATGATAGAAGAAATAGTTCATGTATAGATAGATATGTGAATGAACTTATACTAAACAATATAAGGTGTGGTATATCAGTTATATAATGTTGCTCAAGCTTTATAATTGTGCTTTTATGGTATGAGTAACTATAACGAAGCTTATTGATTGGGTAAGAACACAGTACAGCCAAGATGTAATTAAATTATGCTTAACTCAGATTTGACATCATCTCCAAGAGTTGTTGATGCAAGGAAACTTGTTCCGCAGAATATGAAAAGCCTTTTGTGGGTGCGAGTTCTTAATGAGTCAGTATTGATGAGTGATAAGTTAGTTATATGCGTGCTGTGCTGTGTGATAAATGCAAAGACATTGCAAGTGGTGAAAATGTAGCGTAGAGATTTGCTAATGAATCGAGTGTTAGCCATGGGAGAGCAGGCGAGATGACAGCCTTTCAGGGGGTTTCAATAGCACATTTATGACAGGGAAGAAAATACAGCTATTTTTTGTTTGCTTTGTGTTTGTTCCCATAACTTACATGAATCTACTGTTCATTGCCAAGGACACTATACAATTTGCTGAGATGTTTTAATAGCCGGGATCACacagagacgatttggccctgGCTATCATTTGtgccgtgctaaaatttgtgctgtgccaaatttggccaggcCCATCTGGTACCCATGTGAACGGTTGTTCCAGACCTAATTTGGCATGGGTCAAAAATGCTTGGTGATCGTGGCTAATGACATCGAGCACAAATGAAATAACACCATTAATTATCTTTCCAGACGTAAACGCATTTAACAAcatctatttgtttatttttctatagGGTATTTCAACATTCCTGAGGTATTCAAAGAACCCACACTCATCGATTCTgaactttttaattttctgtcACTGTGACTGAGTATTCTGCCTTATATTACCAcatatgacaattcaattccatCAACCTTTAGGCCATTCTCTCCTTCGTACACGATTTAATTTGCCAAGACAGTGGGTGGCCACTAAATGAAGTTAGTGAAATGGAATTAACTTGTAGCCACATGTCCAGTCCAACCTCCACAATTCTGGACTTTCTATCTTGTAGTGTACGGGGTATGTACATGATGGAAATGATTACTAAGCTATCGATCTACAGCTTTAATTTGGTACCAATTTCTTGTAACAATATTAGATTccaaatcatcataattcTTAAATCTAATTAAGTGTCAAATTTTAGTCTTAATACCTTCTCTTCTAATGTGGCAAACCCCACTTAGAAATTGAGATGtatgaacatttttttctgttgttATAGCCATGTGAAAAGTCAGTACCAGTCTGTTTCTGTTCATTAGAAACATTTTGGATGGAAAAGAATATTAGCTTGCATCCATCAGGCCCAACCGGTCAGTAAATCACCACCTTTCTCCCATCCTGAGGTATTCAAAGAACCCACACTCATCGATTCTgaactttttaattttctgtcACTGTGACTGAGTATTCTGCCTTATATTACCAcatatgacaattcaattccatCAACCTTTAGGCCATTCTCTCCTTCGTACACGATTTAATTTGCCAAGACAGTGGGTGGCCACTAAATGAAGTTAGTGAAATGGAATTAACTTGTAGCCACATGTCCAGTCCAACCTCCACAATTCTGGACTTTCTATCTTGTAGTGTACGGGGTATGTACATGATGGAAATGATTACTAAGCTATCGATCTACAGCTTTAATTTGGTACCAATTTCTTGTAACAATATTAGATTccaaatcatcataattcTTAAATCTAATTAAGTGTCAAATTTTAGTCTTAATACCTTCTCTTCTAATGTGGCAAACCCCACTTAGAAATTGAGATGtatgaacatttttttctgttgttATAGCCATGTGAAAAGTCAGTACCAGTCTGTTTCTGTTCATTAGAAACATTTTGGATGGAAAAGAATATTAGCTTGCATCCATCAGGCCCAACCGGTCAGTAAATCACCACCTTTCTCCCATCAATTTCCTGTATGCAGAATTCGCTAGGTAAGGTGTACATTGGTGTATTGCCATCACTGTC is a window of Tubulanus polymorphus chromosome 2, tnTubPoly1.2, whole genome shotgun sequence DNA encoding:
- the LOC141899876 gene encoding protein-tyrosine sulfotransferase 1-like, with protein sequence MTRGDRYKVLCLILGVVVLVYVIRDATNTGGGDRDMFFSRRVLRGQSFDSTDHLEVKKPNELIRMDKNVPIIWIGGVPRSGTTLSRAILDAHPDIRCGEETRVIPRMLFMHSKMQMSQIEKARLDEAKVTEDVLEYALGSYILSIIVKHGEPAARLCNKDPFTLKSMDLIMKIFPQSKFILMIRDGRAVAHSIVTRKITISGFDTKTYSGALRDWNRAIQVMYRKCLKMSHVCMPLWYEQLVIDPEPQMRKVLKFLDIPWNDIVLHHEQTIGKEGGISLSKRERSTDQVNKPVNTDALYKWIELMPKSVKDNAGSIAPMLKDLGYDPDNPIVNYGTKSDDAVAKEVAVLQTLTDDQDS